In Bacillus sp. NP247, one DNA window encodes the following:
- a CDS encoding class I SAM-dependent methyltransferase, with protein MSINFHDANNKYTYANRNAHISWQDTINNITDVQKKKVIDIGCGGGIYTKELALMGAKSVVGLDFSKEILQAAKENCNAFPNISFIHGDAHNIPYPNETFDLVISRAVIHHLQDIPIFIREASRILKKDGTLILQDRTIEDCTIPGNPEHIRGYFFSVFPKLIEIESKRRPKTTTIQQELQKYSLQVFPIQTQWEVRKTHDSVEALLQDLSPRTGRSILYELTDNELSQLLYHIQTALQNVSPIIERDRWTIWSAKKL; from the coding sequence ATGTCCATTAATTTTCATGATGCAAATAATAAGTATACGTATGCAAATCGTAACGCACATATTTCATGGCAGGACACAATAAACAATATTACAGATGTGCAAAAGAAAAAAGTAATTGATATAGGTTGTGGTGGCGGCATTTATACGAAAGAACTTGCTCTTATGGGAGCCAAAAGTGTTGTTGGGCTTGATTTTTCAAAAGAAATATTACAAGCTGCAAAAGAAAATTGTAATGCCTTCCCAAACATTTCATTCATTCACGGTGATGCACATAATATTCCATATCCTAACGAAACATTCGACCTTGTCATTTCGCGTGCCGTCATTCATCACTTACAAGATATCCCTATATTTATACGAGAGGCTTCTCGCATATTAAAGAAAGACGGTACGCTTATTTTACAAGACCGAACTATTGAAGATTGTACAATTCCAGGAAATCCTGAACACATTCGTGGATATTTTTTCTCTGTATTTCCAAAACTCATTGAAATAGAATCAAAAAGAAGACCAAAAACCACTACTATACAGCAAGAATTACAAAAATATTCTCTTCAAGTGTTCCCCATACAAACACAATGGGAAGTACGAAAAACACATGATTCTGTAGAAGCATTGCTGCAAGATTTATCTCCTCGAACCGGACGATCCATTCTATATGAATTAACAGATAATGAACTTTCTCAACTTCTATATCATATCCAAACGGCATTACAAAACGTCTCTCCTATCATCGAAAGAGATCGTTGGACAATTTGGAGTGCGAAAAAATTGTAA
- the brnQ gene encoding branched-chain amino acid transport system II carrier protein, translating to MNTVSKKHVFFTGLMLFSLFFGAGNLIFPPMLGQNAGENFWPAMIGFLLTGVGLPLLTVIAISLSGNGMQQLASHVHPSFGIFFTVIVYIAIGPSMGIPRVANVAYEMGVSSFLPESIRSSSLALFLYTVIFFAIVFWLSLNPSKLVDRIGSVLTPILLLSIFLLFVKSVFTPLGQSGPAMQEYQTSPIFKGFMEGYLTMDTISALAFGIIVVNAIRSKGVNDRKSIAIATAKAGLIAATGLVLVYGALGWLGTTSVSLGYANNGGQLLTVIVQQLFGPYGLILLSLIVTLACLTTCVGLVSACSQYFSTLLTKFSYKTLASVICLLGLLVANLGLTKIIAISVPILLVVYPVAIVLVLLSLLHKYFGGYRSVYVCALIGTAVVSVFDGLKQGNIPVSFITSYFEFIPLYNEGIGWLVPALVGAIIGFAIAKLSGAKAVPLTDHSPESKAS from the coding sequence ATGAACACTGTATCAAAAAAACATGTTTTTTTCACAGGTCTTATGCTATTTTCTTTATTTTTTGGAGCAGGAAATTTAATTTTCCCTCCAATGCTTGGACAAAATGCTGGTGAAAACTTTTGGCCAGCAATGATTGGTTTTTTACTAACAGGAGTCGGCTTACCGCTACTTACTGTTATCGCTATTTCTTTATCAGGAAATGGAATGCAGCAACTTGCGAGTCATGTTCACCCATCATTCGGAATATTCTTTACGGTAATTGTATACATTGCAATTGGTCCATCTATGGGCATTCCGCGTGTCGCTAATGTCGCTTATGAAATGGGAGTTAGTTCTTTCTTACCAGAATCTATTCGCTCTAGCAGCCTAGCCCTATTTTTATACACAGTCATCTTCTTTGCTATCGTATTTTGGCTTAGTTTAAACCCTTCTAAGCTCGTCGATCGTATCGGAAGTGTATTAACACCTATTTTATTACTCTCTATTTTCTTATTATTCGTTAAGAGTGTATTTACACCCCTCGGGCAATCTGGACCAGCCATGCAAGAGTATCAAACTTCTCCAATTTTCAAAGGTTTTATGGAAGGATACTTAACGATGGATACCATTTCAGCACTTGCATTTGGGATTATCGTTGTAAATGCCATTCGCTCAAAAGGTGTGAATGACCGTAAATCAATTGCCATCGCAACAGCAAAAGCAGGACTTATTGCCGCTACCGGCCTCGTACTTGTATATGGTGCACTTGGCTGGCTCGGTACAACTAGTGTCTCTCTTGGATACGCAAACAATGGAGGACAGCTACTTACCGTTATCGTACAACAATTATTCGGTCCATATGGTCTAATTCTGTTATCTCTTATCGTTACACTCGCTTGCTTAACAACATGCGTTGGACTTGTATCTGCATGCAGTCAATACTTCTCAACATTATTGACAAAATTTTCATACAAAACGTTAGCAAGCGTCATTTGCTTGTTAGGATTATTAGTTGCCAATTTAGGTTTAACAAAAATTATTGCAATCTCTGTTCCTATTTTACTTGTTGTATATCCAGTTGCAATTGTACTCGTGTTATTATCATTACTTCATAAATATTTCGGTGGCTATCGATCTGTTTATGTATGTGCTTTAATCGGAACAGCAGTTGTTAGCGTTTTTGACGGATTAAAACAAGGGAATATTCCTGTTTCATTTATCACATCTTATTTCGAGTTTATTCCATTATATAATGAAGGAATCGGCTGGTTAGTACCAGCATTAGTTGGGGCTATTATCGGTTTTGCTATCGCAAAATTAAGTGGTGCAAAAGCAGTACCATTAACGGACCATTCACCTGAATCGAAAGCATCATAA
- a CDS encoding DUF3992 domain-containing protein, giving the protein MTIYGQSFLLTVIYVSVIIKVLTVHTKGRECMLVQTIFGMDETKKLGNYVNALQALFEQYDIETDRIAIIEATEEHYLFLVKQEDCYDVVKVETVDTNIDYYTKAYKVSSFNHTSYQM; this is encoded by the coding sequence TTGACTATATATGGTCAAAGCTTTTTGTTGACGGTTATATATGTAAGCGTTATCATTAAGGTGTTAACAGTACATACAAAGGGGAGAGAGTGTATGTTAGTTCAAACGATATTTGGAATGGATGAAACGAAAAAATTAGGTAACTATGTGAATGCGTTGCAAGCACTTTTTGAACAATATGATATTGAAACAGATCGTATTGCAATTATTGAGGCAACAGAAGAACATTATTTATTTCTAGTGAAGCAAGAAGATTGCTATGATGTTGTAAAAGTAGAAACAGTGGATACGAATATTGATTACTATACGAAAGCCTATAAAGTAAGTAGCTTTAATCATACTTCTTATCAAATGTAA
- a CDS encoding response regulator transcription factor: protein MIKVLLVDDHEMVRMGVSAYLSTQPDIEVVGEAENGRKGSELALQLRPDIILMDLVMDEMDGVEATRAIIQEWPEAKIVVVTSFLDDEKLYPVIEAGATSYLLKTSRASDIADAVRATYAGETVLEPKVTGKMMSRMRQMKEQPLHEDLTERESEILLLIAEGKSNQEIADELFIALKTVKTHVSNILNKLNVSDRTQAVIYAFRHQLTK, encoded by the coding sequence ATGATAAAAGTATTACTAGTTGATGATCATGAAATGGTTCGAATGGGTGTATCAGCATATTTATCAACGCAGCCAGATATTGAAGTAGTTGGAGAAGCTGAAAATGGAAGAAAAGGTTCAGAGTTAGCTTTGCAATTAAGACCGGATATTATTTTAATGGACCTTGTTATGGATGAGATGGACGGGGTTGAAGCAACACGTGCTATTATTCAAGAATGGCCAGAAGCGAAAATTGTAGTTGTAACGAGCTTTTTAGATGATGAAAAGTTGTATCCTGTTATTGAGGCGGGAGCGACAAGTTATTTATTAAAAACATCAAGAGCGAGTGATATTGCAGACGCTGTACGAGCTACTTATGCTGGGGAAACGGTATTAGAGCCGAAAGTTACTGGCAAAATGATGTCTCGTATGCGTCAGATGAAAGAACAACCTTTGCATGAGGATTTAACAGAAAGAGAGTCTGAAATTTTGTTATTAATTGCAGAGGGGAAAAGTAATCAAGAGATTGCAGATGAGTTGTTTATTGCCCTTAAAACAGTAAAGACACATGTGAGTAATATATTAAATAAGTTAAATGTAAGTGACCGGACACAGGCGGTTATTTATGCGTTTAGACACCAATTGACGAAATAA